The following proteins are encoded in a genomic region of Vanessa cardui chromosome W, ilVanCard2.1, whole genome shotgun sequence:
- the LOC124542644 gene encoding uncharacterized protein LOC124542644, with product MEVAEALLPSLSDESAAMPLAGAASNTTDYNNQKPISRARLPKIEDRDSTAACPAVSSVPPQGSADSESFVPINSVNSSANLEHGRSFVLLGTCVVRARGPNGVFNIRALIDSGAQDSFVTSECVQLLGLPLRRCNITVAGLGQNPIHEVKGMTSFTIQPQNSDQPKFNIQAIVMKSITHKMPSVQIPQIVKTNYRHLVLADNNFDKSGDIDLLIGAELFHNIYDGQRLDVGPGLPVALHSAFGWVITGRFDPEYQTPACTTALVASTLDLDNIVKQFWEVEEPPKARVTNPENENCEKLYTDLVRRNEDGRYVVPILLKEEREELGDSFHGSLSRLYNLEKRFRRHAELKNEYCKFMKEYEDLNHMEVVKMSDKDSRYVIPHHCVLRPDSATTKLRVVFDASAKTTTGHSLNDIVYTGPKLLNDIVDIITKFRLHPLVFTADISKMYRNIDLRPEDRKYQHILWRNSSTEEVLEYELKTVTYGVSSSPYLAIRTLHQLAKDHGEQWPEAASILREDVFMDDITAGAPNLTCALDLKNQLINLLDCGKFELRKWSSNSPEFLAQLPTEHCQVPKSFCDDKNQQTLKILGVQWDPIEDNFTYSQSELNPKCTKRSILSNVARIYDPLGWLTPMVLQAKLIIQELWRLQLNWDDPIPEDIVEQWKEFVAELRIRNLIRSRLAKCVTCCRVKPTPITPLMGNLPEPRVQAVLNSRPLCALSSDPSEVDVLTPGHFLTGGPLVSLPEMPLTEVYLPPRERWQMLQRLTQSFWKVWRNSYLHTLQQRCKWFERQPNVKIDDVVVIVEQNLPPLEWRFGRVTALHPGTDGIHLVPPSDASGATETSSSDEANPPPLQRARVKKLN from the exons ATGGAAGTCGCCGAGGCATTATTGCCGTCGTTGTCGGATGAAAGCGCCGCCATGCCACTCGCGGGGGCCGCATCAAATACGAcggattataataatcaaaaacctATTTCACGAGCTCGTTTACCAAAAATCGA AGATCGGGATAGTACTGCGGCGTGCCCCGCGGTGTCATCCGTGCCTCCTCAAGGTTCGGCTGATAGCGAATCATTTGTACCGATTAATTCTGTCAACTCTAGTGCCAATTTAGAACATGGTCGTTCGTTTGTGTTATTAGGTACGTGCGTTGTACGGGCGCGAGGCCCTAACGGTGTTTTTAATATTCGTGCACTTATTGATAGTGGTGCGCAGGACAGTTTTGTGACGTCAGAATGTGTACAACTTTTAGGCTTACCGCTACGTCGTTGTAACATAACCGTAGCCGGTCTAGGTCAGAACCCGATACATGAAGTCAAAGGAATGACGTCATTCACTATACAACCCCAAAATTCGGATCAacctaaatttaatatacaagcgATCGTTATGAAGTCAATAACTCATAAAATGCCTTCTGTTCAAATTCCgcaaatagtaaaaacaaattatagacaTTTAGTTTTGGCGgataacaattttgataaatcagGTGATATTGATCTTTTAATAGGAGCGGAACTTTTCCATAACATTTATGATGGTCAACGACTAGACGTAGGCCCGGGCTTACCGGTAGCGCTGCATAGCGCGTTCGGCTGGGTTATCACGGGAAGGTTTGACCCTGAATATCAAACACCAGCATGTACTACAGCACTGGTAGCATCCACACTTGACTTAGACAATATCGTCAAGCAATTCTGGGAAGTAGAAGAGCCACCGAAGGCGAGAGTTACAAATCCAGAAAATGAAAATTGCGAAAAGTTATACACAGACCTTGTTCGTCGTAACGAAGACGGCAGATATGTAGTACCGATACTACTTAAGGAAGAGCGAGAGGAGTTAGGTGATTCTTTCCACGGATCATTATCCAGGTTATACAATTTGGAAAAACGCTTTCGTCGTCATGCtgaattaaaaaacgaatattgcAAATTCATGAAGGAGTATGAAGACCTAAATCACATGGAAGTTGTCAAAATGTCTGACAAAGATTCTAGGTATGTCATTCCACATCACTGCGTACTGCGACCCGACAGTGCAACAACTAAACTAAGAGTAGTGTTTGACGCTAGCGCAAAGACTACTACTGGACACTCTTTGAATGACATAGTATACACGGGCCCCAAACTCTTAAATGACATAGTAGACATAATTACTAAGTTTCGTTTACATCCATTGGTATTTACAGctgatatttcaaaaatgtatcgaAATATAGATTTACGACCCGAGGATCGCaaatatcaacatatattatGGCGAAATTCATCTACCGAAGAAGTCCTGGAATACGAACTTAAAACTGTTACTTATGGCGTTAGCAGTTCTCCTTATTTAGCAATTCGAACGCTACATCAGCTAGCAAAGGATCATGGAGAACAGTGGCCTGAAGCTGCTAGCATACTGCGTGAAGATGTTTTCATGGATGACATCACTGCTGGTGCACCCAACTTAACTTGTGCACTAGAtctgaaaaatcaattaataaacttaCTAGATTGCGGTAAATTTGAGTTGAGAAAATGGAGTAGTAACTCACCTGAATTTCTCGCACAACTGCCTACGGAGCATTGTCAAGTCCCAAAATCCTTTTGTGACGATAAAAATCAacagactttaaaaatattgggaGTTCAATGGGACCCAATTGAAGATAATTTTACGTACTCTCAATCAGAGCTAAACCCTAAATGCACTAAACGTTCAATTCTATCCAACGTAGCACGAATTTATGACCCTCTAGGCTGGCTTACGCCCATGGTTCTGCAAGCAAAACTTATAATTCAAGAACTGTGGCGGCTCCAGTTGAACTGGGATGATCCAATTCCAGAAGATATTGTAGAACAATGGAAAGAATTTGTTGctgaattaa GAATACGAAATCTCATAAGATCGCGCCTCGCAAAATGTGTTACCTGTTGTAGAGTAAAACCTACACCCATTACCCCTCttatgggaaatttaccagaacCTAGAGTACAAG ctgTGTTAAATTCTAGGCCGTTGTGCGCGTTATCTAGTGACCCTTCTGAAGTGGATGTCTTAACACCGGGACACTTCCTCACTGGAGGGCCGTTGGTTTCATTACCCGAGATGCCGCTTACGGAAGTTTATTTGCCGCCTCGAGAGCGTTGGCAGATGTTACAAAGACTAACTCAATCGTTTTGGAAGGTGTGGCGAAACTCTTATCTACACACCCTGCAGCAAAGATGCAAATGGTTCGAGAGGCAGCCTAATGTTAAAATAGACGATGTAGTTGTAATTGTTGAACAAAACCTACCACCATTAGAATGGCGTTTCGGTCGTGTGACTGCGCTTCATCCTGGCACTGACGGCATA CATTTAGTACCACCGAGTGACGCGAGCGGCGCTACTGAGACTTCATCGAGCGACGAAGCTAATCCGCCGCCATTACAGCGCGCGcgcgttaaaaaacttaattaa
- the LOC124542720 gene encoding uncharacterized protein LOC124542720, translating into MDAIKDSISALSDMFNARMSEFQRELNKGNSPASTATLSSDFSAFKTFIVTALNTLQRQVEFLGREIDRLEMRRRRKMLLLHGLPEVKSEDTSARVTTVVADHLNLGNFSSNSIKASYRLGRPLDNKPRPIVIKFTDAASRDKVWFAKSKLKGPGFTQSEFLTKTRHRVFLEARQRFGISNCWTRDGCIHIVTPDGVHHKAECIPDLDCISNSSSSQKSPPPVKTAASRADQKVIAPRTKRVVKNK; encoded by the coding sequence ATGGACGCCATAAAGGACTCAATTTCTGCACTGTCAGACATGTTCAACGCCAGAATGTCTGAATTCCAAAGGGAGTTAAACAAAGGAAATTCACCAGCTTCCACTGCAACACTATCCTCAGATTTCTCAGCTTTTAAAACCTTTATCGTCACGGCACTGAACACACTTCAGCGTCAGGTTGAATTTCTTGGCAGAGAAATTGATCGGCTAGAGATGAGACGCAGAAGGAAGATGTTGTTACTCCATGGGCTGCCGGAAGTCAAATCTGAGGACACTTCGGCTCGTGTTACCACCGTTGTAGCGGACCATCTCAACCTTGGAAATTTCTCTAGCAATAGCATCAAGGCATCTTATAGGTTGGGTCGCCCACTGGACAATAAGCCTAGacctatagtaataaaattcacTGATGCTGCTAGTCGAGATAAGGTCTGGTTCGCCAAATCCAAACTTAAGGGTCCTGGATTTACACAGTCAGAATTCTTGACAAAAACCCGACACCGAGTGTTCTTAGAGGCAAGACAGCGTTTCGGCATAAGCAATTGCTGGACACGGGATGGCTGCATCCACATTGTAACTCCGGATGGTGTGCACCACAAGGCTGAATGCATACCCGATCTTGATTGCATCTCCAATTCGTCATCCTCTCAAAAATCTCCACCACCAGTGAAGACTGCAGCATCCAGAGCTGATCAAAAAGTGATTGCTCCTCGTACCAAGCGAGTGGTAAAAAATAAGTGa